The Chryseobacterium sp. 52 genome includes a region encoding these proteins:
- a CDS encoding carbon-nitrogen hydrolase family protein, translating to MQIETRALSLQDYDELVITMKRAYPQMSESIWSKRSIEKLTRIFPKGQICITVDGKLAAVALSIIVNYDEFGDDHTYVDITGNYTFNTHLSTGNVLYGIEVFVDPEFRELRLGRRLYDARKELCELLNLKSIILGGRIPNYHKFSDELSPREYIRRVRDKEIYDPVLSFQLSNNFLPIKILKKYLPEDESSLENAVLLQWNNIYYSKKPNTMQDSIIRLGLVQWQMRHFKNIDAFYEQVEFFVNVMGDYKSDFVLFPELFNTPLLAPFNKLSERDSMIELAKLSEEIKNKISELAISYNVNIISGSMPVFDHESNDLYNVSYLLHRDGRIDEYRKVHITPNERKYYGMKGGNEIRVFDTDCGKIGLVICYDVEFPELPRILADQGMKILFVPYLTDTQNAYIRVRHCAAARAIENECYVAIAGCVGNLPGVNNMDIQFGQAAVFTPSDFAFPSNAVKGEATPNTEMTLIVDVDLNLLKDLHHNGSVQVMNDRRKDLYETYLR from the coding sequence ATGCAAATAGAAACAAGAGCCCTGAGCCTTCAGGATTATGATGAACTGGTAATAACAATGAAGCGGGCATATCCGCAGATGTCCGAATCTATTTGGTCTAAAAGAAGCATTGAAAAATTGACCAGAATATTCCCCAAAGGTCAGATCTGTATTACTGTAGACGGAAAACTGGCTGCGGTAGCCCTTTCCATTATTGTGAATTATGACGAATTCGGAGACGATCATACCTATGTAGATATTACAGGAAACTATACCTTCAATACCCATCTTTCCACAGGAAATGTCCTTTATGGAATTGAGGTTTTTGTAGATCCTGAGTTTCGTGAACTGCGTCTGGGAAGAAGATTGTATGATGCCAGAAAAGAACTCTGTGAGCTGCTCAATCTGAAGTCTATCATTTTGGGTGGAAGAATCCCCAACTATCATAAATTCAGCGATGAGCTTTCCCCAAGAGAATACATCCGCAGGGTAAGAGACAAGGAAATTTATGATCCTGTACTGTCTTTTCAGCTTTCCAATAACTTTCTTCCCATCAAGATCCTTAAAAAATATCTTCCCGAAGATGAATCATCACTGGAAAATGCCGTTTTGCTCCAATGGAATAACATCTATTACAGCAAAAAGCCCAATACCATGCAGGACAGCATCATCCGTCTGGGACTTGTACAGTGGCAGATGAGGCATTTTAAAAATATCGATGCTTTCTATGAGCAGGTAGAATTCTTTGTGAATGTGATGGGCGACTATAAATCAGACTTTGTTCTGTTCCCTGAACTTTTCAATACGCCTCTGCTGGCACCGTTTAATAAGCTATCAGAAAGAGACAGTATGATAGAATTGGCTAAATTGAGTGAAGAAATCAAAAATAAAATTTCTGAGTTGGCCATCAGCTACAATGTGAATATTATTTCAGGAAGTATGCCCGTTTTTGACCATGAAAGCAATGATTTGTATAACGTAAGCTACCTTCTGCACCGTGACGGCCGCATCGACGAATACCGGAAGGTTCACATCACACCGAATGAAAGAAAATACTACGGTATGAAAGGCGGAAACGAGATCAGAGTTTTTGATACGGACTGCGGGAAAATAGGCCTTGTGATCTGCTACGACGTAGAATTTCCGGAGCTTCCGAGGATTCTCGCAGACCAGGGAATGAAAATTCTTTTCGTTCCTTACCTTACCGATACACAGAATGCGTATATCAGAGTACGCCACTGTGCAGCAGCAAGAGCGATAGAAAACGAATGTTATGTAGCAATTGCAGGCTGTGTAGGAAACCTTCCGGGAGTTAATAATATGGATATCCAGTTTGGGCAGGCTGCCGTATTTACGCCTTCAGACTTTGCATTTCCATCCAACGCTGTAAAGGGAGAAGCCACTCCCAATACGGAAATGACCCTCATTGTAGACGTAGACCTTAATTTGTTAAAAGATCTCCATCATAACGGTTCTGTTCAGGTGATGAATGACCGTAGAAAAGACCTCTACGAAACCTATCTGAGGTAA
- a CDS encoding alpha/beta hydrolase-fold protein codes for MRYYLILGLLLTGLLVYGQENYSKLTQKALETMWKAKDEADYAKALAMYEEAFKIYPDSIDGTGLYKSSVIASELKDYDKAFQYLTPLVKMKADENSYPGWVYVDGESSKSEYKNLLNDPRWDALKKNAIRDKEQFYKELKETQDEFFRIKEYSFDGKENSNVLYSKIKKYAPYLPKERENYSILFKVNDSTATSYLVHLPPNYRPENKYPLLFFLHGAVRNNTLSDYQMQKENLEGWNRFYTKYGNLNDVILVFPKGGKKYNWMTPDDGFFMIPEMLKQIKKAINIDDNKVFISGHSNGATGSFSYLMKQPTQFAGFYGFNTYPIVFTGGTFVENIKNRSFINISTDQDYYYPPNANDNLTQLMKRLNADYKEQRYNGFPHWFPMFNESEPAYQIVFNDLKNRKRNPFPKEISWEYDDEKYGNIDWLSDIKLDTLQSKAAWHKTLNFKISKWLKYDKNDSLTVEKVDKNAFNFPRKSGKIKAEYADNIFKIETSRIKSLSINISPEMVNPDKNIKVFINGKMHFNKKIKYDEKLMLENFEKNRDREQIWIQTINFKAPF; via the coding sequence ATGAGGTATTACTTAATATTGGGTTTATTATTGACAGGACTGCTTGTATACGGGCAGGAAAATTATTCAAAATTAACACAGAAAGCATTGGAAACGATGTGGAAAGCCAAAGATGAAGCTGACTATGCAAAAGCACTGGCTATGTATGAAGAGGCTTTTAAAATTTACCCGGACAGTATTGACGGAACCGGGCTTTACAAATCTTCAGTGATCGCTTCTGAATTGAAAGACTATGACAAAGCTTTTCAATATCTCACTCCTCTTGTAAAAATGAAGGCCGATGAAAACAGCTATCCCGGCTGGGTCTATGTTGATGGAGAATCTTCAAAAAGTGAATATAAAAATTTACTGAATGATCCGAGATGGGATGCCCTGAAAAAAAATGCAATACGGGATAAGGAACAGTTTTACAAAGAACTGAAGGAAACTCAGGATGAATTTTTCAGAATAAAAGAATATTCTTTTGATGGAAAGGAAAATTCGAATGTCCTGTATTCCAAAATAAAAAAATATGCTCCCTATTTACCTAAAGAACGAGAGAATTATTCAATTTTATTTAAAGTAAATGATTCCACAGCAACTTCCTATCTTGTTCATTTGCCCCCAAATTATCGCCCGGAAAATAAATATCCACTCCTCTTTTTTCTGCATGGTGCCGTACGTAATAATACCCTCAGCGATTATCAGATGCAAAAAGAGAACCTGGAAGGTTGGAACAGATTTTATACAAAATATGGAAATCTGAATGATGTAATTCTGGTTTTTCCAAAAGGGGGCAAAAAATACAACTGGATGACGCCTGATGACGGATTTTTTATGATCCCGGAAATGTTGAAGCAAATTAAGAAAGCCATCAATATAGATGATAATAAGGTTTTTATTTCCGGTCATTCCAACGGAGCAACCGGTTCTTTTTCATATCTAATGAAACAGCCTACACAATTTGCCGGGTTTTATGGATTTAATACCTATCCTATCGTTTTCACAGGAGGAACTTTTGTTGAAAATATTAAAAACCGTTCTTTTATAAATATCTCTACGGATCAGGATTACTATTATCCTCCGAATGCAAATGATAACTTAACCCAGTTAATGAAAAGGTTAAACGCGGATTATAAGGAGCAAAGGTATAACGGATTTCCGCATTGGTTTCCCATGTTCAACGAATCAGAGCCGGCTTATCAAATTGTGTTCAATGATTTAAAAAACCGGAAAAGGAATCCATTTCCAAAAGAAATATCCTGGGAATATGACGATGAGAAATACGGAAATATTGACTGGCTGTCTGATATAAAACTCGATACCCTGCAATCTAAAGCTGCGTGGCATAAAACCTTGAATTTTAAAATATCAAAATGGCTGAAATATGATAAGAATGACAGTTTAACAGTTGAGAAAGTGGATAAAAATGCTTTTAATTTTCCAAGAAAATCGGGAAAGATAAAGGCTGAATATGCTGATAATATATTTAAAATTGAAACCTCCCGTATTAAGTCTTTATCCATCAATATTTCTCCGGAAATGGTGAATCCTGACAAGAACATAAAAGTCTTTATCAATGGAAAAATGCATTTCAACAAAAAAATAAAGTATGATGAAAAGCTGATGCTGGAAAACTTTGAAAAAAACAGAGACCGGGAGCAGATCTGGATACAAACTATCAATTTTAAAGCACCTTTTTAG
- a CDS encoding helix-turn-helix domain-containing protein: MSEKFETFKPKNSLIKSYVDYYYLDIKPNNEINEFQCFPHFNNTVSLYKSHTRKEKGHVVFDEAATPLQIFTPIREKVLHIVQSGEVHRIVIVFHPLGIQQFYRQLNFADYITNFEFFNKQELNILFSTEDPEVFTNLLDSCLEKRFRCFENSILEQSIQSIFSQCDNFTVAELSATLGISRQHLNRNFQSHLGVSVKKFHEIVLFRKTVNEKLFENPERNFTELAHEFNYNDQSHFNKVYKNFTENSPKSFFDKGTVLGSQDTFWLLQS; this comes from the coding sequence ATGAGTGAAAAATTTGAAACGTTCAAACCTAAAAATTCATTGATCAAATCCTATGTTGACTATTATTATCTGGATATAAAACCGAATAATGAGATTAATGAATTCCAGTGTTTCCCTCATTTCAACAATACTGTTTCTCTTTATAAATCCCATACCCGGAAAGAAAAAGGGCACGTTGTCTTCGATGAAGCTGCAACACCCCTGCAGATCTTTACCCCTATCAGAGAAAAGGTACTGCATATTGTACAGTCCGGGGAAGTACATAGAATCGTTATTGTATTTCATCCTCTGGGAATACAGCAATTTTACAGACAGTTGAATTTTGCAGATTATATCACAAATTTTGAATTTTTCAATAAGCAAGAGCTCAATATATTATTTTCAACGGAAGATCCTGAAGTCTTCACAAATCTGCTGGACAGCTGCTTAGAAAAGAGATTCCGATGTTTTGAAAATTCTATTCTTGAACAGTCTATTCAGTCTATTTTCAGTCAGTGCGACAATTTTACAGTGGCAGAACTTTCCGCTACTTTAGGCATAAGCAGGCAGCATCTGAACAGGAATTTTCAGTCTCATTTAGGGGTTTCCGTAAAAAAATTCCATGAAATTGTTCTTTTCAGAAAAACGGTCAATGAAAAGCTGTTTGAAAATCCCGAAAGAAATTTCACAGAACTGGCTCATGAATTCAATTACAATGACCAGTCGCACTTTAACAAAGTCTATAAAAATTTTACAGAGAATTCACCTAAAAGCTTTTTCGATAAAGGAACAGTCTTAGGTTCACAAGATACTTTCTGGCTATTGCAGTCATAA
- a CDS encoding cold-shock protein, with protein MTGTVKWFNETKGFGFITPDGGGNDIFCHHSAIQSSGLRSLKEGQAVEFDIKEGKKGPEADNVRIVG; from the coding sequence ATGACAGGAACAGTAAAATGGTTTAACGAAACAAAAGGTTTTGGTTTTATTACACCAGACGGAGGCGGAAACGATATTTTTTGCCATCATTCAGCCATTCAGTCTTCAGGCCTTAGATCTTTAAAAGAAGGACAGGCAGTAGAATTTGATATTAAAGAAGGTAAAAAAGGACCTGAAGCAGACAATGTTAGAATAGTAGGATAA
- a CDS encoding ABC1 kinase family protein produces the protein MFDKQQRKLKRSARLISVLSKYGFKDMLARMNTGNKQEPVSDDPDEVISKGTVYERIRLVLEELGPTFVKLGQTFSNREDLLPPELIQELQKLQDKVDMVDMDVEEIMENEFNISIKDHFLEIRKEPLATASIAQVYKAVLLDGSAVILKLKKADVQTVIEDDLLLIKDLEKLVSAYSEIGEKLNLKQAISTFEKSLLEEVSLINEKENILHFARNFKNNKETYVPKIYEEFSNNNILCMEFIDGIKVTDKAALLAHNIDPVKVSEAGLRLFVSQILDYGFFHADPHAGNILVKKNGKIVFIDFGAVGKIQPNDKEILENLIVSFVAKNPHKIVRYLKKMAVSYEIPDERRFENDVEDILNFVHSSSLQDINVQVIINKMKDILKDNRLHMPDYFYLLFKGISLIEGVGRTINPDLDIVKSLYPYTRKIITKKISPKNLVKTGMDRMLNFTDNVDEIPKELRSVLQKLDDNKFTVSSEIKNIEKTNQLIKSSIINLILAMILGANMIATAIVFVSESGPRIGELSLVAVLGFVFSVILVLVILLRVTRK, from the coding sequence ATGTTTGACAAGCAGCAAAGAAAACTGAAAAGATCAGCCAGACTTATTTCCGTACTGAGCAAATACGGATTTAAAGATATGCTGGCAAGAATGAATACGGGAAATAAGCAGGAACCGGTTTCTGATGATCCGGATGAGGTGATTTCTAAAGGGACGGTCTATGAAAGAATCAGACTGGTTCTGGAAGAACTTGGACCTACATTTGTGAAACTTGGTCAGACCTTCAGCAACAGGGAAGATCTTCTTCCTCCTGAACTGATTCAGGAGCTGCAGAAGCTTCAGGATAAAGTGGATATGGTAGATATGGATGTTGAGGAAATTATGGAAAATGAATTCAATATTTCCATAAAAGACCATTTTCTGGAGATCCGGAAAGAACCTTTGGCCACGGCATCCATTGCACAGGTTTATAAAGCGGTTTTGCTGGATGGAAGCGCTGTGATTCTCAAACTAAAGAAAGCTGATGTACAGACCGTTATTGAAGATGATTTACTCCTTATAAAAGACCTCGAAAAATTGGTGTCTGCCTATTCCGAAATAGGAGAAAAGCTCAATCTGAAACAAGCAATTTCCACTTTTGAAAAATCTTTGCTTGAAGAAGTATCACTCATCAACGAAAAAGAAAATATCCTGCATTTTGCCCGGAATTTTAAGAATAATAAAGAAACTTATGTCCCGAAGATTTACGAAGAATTTTCGAACAATAATATTCTTTGTATGGAATTTATCGACGGGATTAAAGTGACGGATAAAGCTGCTCTGTTAGCCCATAATATTGATCCCGTAAAAGTGTCTGAAGCAGGACTGAGGCTGTTTGTTTCTCAGATTCTGGATTACGGATTTTTTCATGCAGATCCCCATGCCGGAAATATTCTTGTGAAAAAGAACGGTAAAATTGTTTTTATCGATTTTGGTGCGGTAGGAAAGATCCAGCCGAATGATAAGGAAATTCTTGAAAACCTGATTGTAAGCTTTGTGGCTAAGAATCCTCATAAGATTGTCCGTTATCTGAAAAAAATGGCTGTCAGTTATGAAATTCCTGATGAAAGACGGTTTGAGAACGATGTGGAAGATATTTTAAACTTTGTTCACAGTTCCTCACTTCAGGATATCAACGTTCAGGTGATCATCAATAAAATGAAAGATATTTTAAAAGATAACAGGCTGCATATGCCGGATTATTTTTATCTTCTGTTTAAAGGAATTAGCCTGATAGAAGGGGTTGGTAGAACTATTAACCCTGATTTGGATATTGTTAAAAGTCTTTATCCGTATACCAGAAAAATAATAACCAAAAAGATCAGTCCAAAGAATCTTGTAAAAACAGGGATGGACAGGATGCTGAATTTCACAGACAATGTAGATGAGATTCCCAAAGAGCTGAGATCTGTTCTTCAGAAGCTGGATGATAATAAATTCACCGTGTCCAGTGAGATTAAAAATATAGAGAAGACCAATCAGCTGATTAAATCAAGTATCATCAATCTAATTTTGGCCATGATTTTGGGTGCTAATATGATCGCTACGGCTATTGTTTTCGTTTCAGAATCCGGACCAAGGATAGGAGAGTTGTCTTTAGTAGCTGTTTTAGGTTTTGTATTTTCGGTGATATTGGTTTTGGTGATTTTACTGAGGGTAACCAGGAAATAA
- a CDS encoding DEAD/DEAH box helicase translates to MEKLTFADFDLPVKILDVLADLELFEPTPIQEKSLGPILSGRDVMGIAQTGTGKTLAYLLPVLKTWKYNKTGNPTVLVLVPTRELVVQVTEIIEKLTENITARVIGIYGGKNINTQKLLFNNGCDILVGTPGRVMDLSIDNAISLREVQKLIIDEFDEMLNLGFRPQLTHIFEMMKAKRQNILFSATMTEAVDEMLDQYFASPIEISLAKSGTPLEKIEQTAYKVENFNTKINLLEHLLKNNEDMSKVLIFNNNKKNADLLFAKIDELFPEQFDVIHSNKSQNYRLKAMKRFENEEVRGLITTDVMARGLDISNITHVINFETPDIPEQYIHRIGRTGRADKDGKAVTFVTKKEETFLLDIELLMDKALHFNDFPAEVKINPKKIASEEDLIVMKNPAQVKLNDGGGAFHEKKDKNKKENWGGPSKRKTPKKFGANRAQQKSISKSKRKK, encoded by the coding sequence ATGGAAAAACTCACTTTTGCGGATTTTGACCTGCCGGTTAAAATTCTTGATGTTTTAGCGGATCTGGAATTATTCGAACCTACGCCTATTCAGGAGAAGAGCTTAGGACCTATACTTTCCGGGAGAGATGTAATGGGGATTGCACAGACCGGAACCGGGAAAACATTAGCCTATCTTCTGCCGGTTCTTAAAACATGGAAATACAACAAAACAGGGAATCCTACCGTTTTGGTTCTTGTTCCTACCAGAGAATTGGTGGTACAGGTAACGGAAATTATTGAGAAACTGACAGAAAATATTACCGCAAGGGTGATTGGAATATATGGTGGAAAGAACATCAATACACAGAAACTTTTGTTTAACAACGGATGTGATATATTGGTAGGAACTCCGGGAAGGGTAATGGACCTTTCTATTGATAATGCTATTTCATTAAGAGAAGTTCAGAAACTGATCATCGATGAGTTTGATGAGATGCTTAACTTAGGTTTCAGGCCGCAGCTGACGCATATTTTCGAAATGATGAAAGCGAAGAGACAGAACATTCTGTTCTCGGCTACGATGACGGAAGCGGTAGATGAAATGCTGGATCAGTATTTTGCAAGTCCTATTGAAATCTCACTGGCAAAATCCGGAACACCCCTTGAAAAAATTGAACAGACTGCTTATAAAGTTGAAAACTTTAACACAAAGATCAACTTACTTGAGCATTTATTGAAAAACAACGAAGACATGTCTAAGGTGTTGATTTTCAATAATAATAAAAAGAATGCTGACCTCTTATTTGCAAAAATTGATGAGCTTTTCCCTGAACAGTTTGATGTAATTCACTCCAACAAGTCTCAGAACTACAGGCTTAAAGCCATGAAAAGATTTGAAAATGAAGAAGTCAGAGGTTTGATTACTACGGATGTAATGGCCAGAGGTCTTGATATTTCAAATATTACCCATGTTATCAATTTTGAGACTCCTGATATTCCTGAACAGTATATTCACAGAATAGGAAGAACGGGTAGAGCAGACAAAGATGGTAAGGCCGTTACTTTTGTGACTAAAAAAGAAGAAACTTTCCTTCTTGACATTGAGCTATTAATGGATAAAGCTTTACATTTTAATGATTTCCCTGCAGAAGTAAAAATAAATCCTAAAAAGATCGCTTCCGAAGAAGATTTAATCGTGATGAAGAATCCGGCACAGGTAAAACTGAATGATGGCGGCGGAGCTTTCCATGAGAAAAAGGATAAGAATAAGAAAGAGAACTGGGGTGGACCTTCAAAAAGAAAAACACCAAAGAAGTTTGGTGCCAACAGAGCCCAGCAGAAATCGATATCAAAATCTAAAAGAAAGAAATAA
- a CDS encoding tetratricopeptide repeat protein has translation MIKKRITILISVLLCSLAFGQKDKNFDKQKLIQELSDTTCKCADSISLFNRDKKDILKDVHGCIDKQTGALQMGILIGSIDTLEKNTPKVNGKKQINLTLNTDKDSQQYIDSYNELERYLMKNCPSLINATKVTETKPEGLSKDPIALEFYQKALEASKKEDWKEAIQNNEQAVKKDPKFIYAWDNLGINYRRTGEYDKAIDAYKKSLEIDPKGKMPLQNIPMVYIYKKDFQKAIDAYLELEKVYPGDPEMYYGIGHVYFSGIKDDEKALDYICKAYRIYNDQKSPYRTDAETIISSIYKSMKEKGKTEKFKEILKKNNIQF, from the coding sequence ATGATAAAAAAACGAATAACCATTTTAATTTCTGTTCTTCTTTGTTCATTAGCTTTTGGACAAAAAGATAAAAACTTTGACAAGCAAAAACTTATTCAGGAGCTTTCTGATACTACCTGTAAATGTGCAGATTCTATCAGTTTATTTAATCGGGATAAAAAAGACATTTTAAAAGATGTACATGGCTGTATTGACAAACAAACGGGCGCATTACAAATGGGCATATTAATAGGAAGTATTGATACTTTAGAAAAAAACACACCTAAAGTAAATGGCAAAAAGCAGATCAATCTTACTCTTAATACAGACAAAGACTCTCAACAATATATAGATAGCTATAATGAGCTTGAACGCTATCTGATGAAAAATTGTCCAAGTTTAATAAATGCAACCAAGGTAACAGAAACTAAACCCGAAGGACTTTCAAAAGATCCGATTGCTTTGGAGTTTTATCAAAAGGCCTTAGAAGCTTCAAAAAAAGAAGATTGGAAAGAAGCCATTCAAAATAATGAACAAGCTGTAAAAAAGGATCCGAAATTCATTTACGCCTGGGATAACTTAGGGATCAATTACAGAAGAACCGGTGAATATGATAAAGCTATTGATGCCTACAAAAAATCTCTTGAAATAGATCCTAAAGGAAAAATGCCTTTACAAAATATTCCAATGGTGTATATATACAAGAAAGATTTTCAAAAAGCTATCGATGCTTATTTAGAATTAGAGAAAGTATATCCCGGAGATCCTGAAATGTATTACGGAATTGGTCACGTCTATTTTTCAGGTATTAAAGACGATGAGAAAGCACTGGATTATATCTGTAAAGCCTATAGAATTTATAATGATCAAAAGTCTCCTTACAGAACAGATGCAGAGACTATAATATCATCTATTTATAAAAGTATGAAGGAGAAAGGAAAAACTGAAAAATTTAAAGAAATTCTGAAAAAAAATAATATACAGTTTTAA
- a CDS encoding GDSL-type esterase/lipase family protein, which produces MKKILSAFLLLYFAVSFSQEKKPMFWQDIQNFKKADQEHTPPKNAILLIGSSSFTKWTDVSSYFPDKIMINRGFGGSRMTDLNDFADDLLSPYQPKQIIIYCGDNDFADNHDLKASVVVDRFKTFYKKIRSRFPNIEVDFISIKYSPSRENLWPQMKETNKKIAAFMKKERNAEFIDITKAMEDSNGNVRRDLFVEDMLHLTPGGYEVWTKVMKPYMK; this is translated from the coding sequence ATGAAGAAGATTCTTTCAGCATTTCTATTGCTGTATTTCGCCGTATCCTTTTCACAGGAAAAAAAGCCGATGTTCTGGCAGGACATCCAGAATTTCAAAAAAGCAGATCAGGAGCACACCCCTCCTAAAAATGCCATTCTTCTGATAGGAAGTTCTTCCTTCACCAAATGGACAGATGTCTCCAGCTATTTCCCTGATAAAATAATGATCAACAGAGGGTTTGGAGGCTCAAGAATGACAGACCTAAATGATTTTGCAGATGATCTTTTAAGTCCTTATCAGCCCAAACAGATTATTATCTACTGCGGTGATAATGATTTCGCTGACAATCACGATCTGAAGGCCAGCGTAGTCGTAGACCGGTTTAAAACGTTCTACAAAAAGATACGCAGCAGATTTCCCAATATCGAAGTTGATTTTATTTCAATAAAATATTCTCCAAGCCGCGAGAATCTTTGGCCACAGATGAAAGAAACAAATAAGAAGATCGCTGCTTTCATGAAAAAGGAACGCAATGCAGAATTCATTGATATTACTAAAGCCATGGAGGATTCCAATGGAAATGTAAGAAGGGATCTTTTCGTGGAAGATATGCTTCATCTGACTCCGGGAGGATATGAAGTATGGACGAAAGTGATGAAACCTTATATGAAATAA
- a CDS encoding lipocalin family protein yields MKKQLLLFAFSALALTSCKDDNLEAYEIEMMSGDWKVSKIQTISGKDNKTVLKTEIPTDCEAKNTLYFRSDYFTSYTYYTGTGLECQVSGKTEGKFTYTEESKLLSIKNDNDNERWYRVEVLTSQDLKLAQLFAAFDLNDDGTDDLIYVTYKR; encoded by the coding sequence ATGAAAAAACAGCTACTTTTATTTGCCTTTTCAGCTCTGGCACTAACTTCCTGTAAAGATGACAATCTCGAAGCTTATGAAATAGAGATGATGAGCGGAGACTGGAAGGTGAGCAAAATACAAACTATCTCCGGAAAAGACAATAAAACAGTACTTAAGACTGAAATTCCTACTGACTGTGAAGCTAAAAATACCCTGTACTTCAGAAGTGATTATTTTACCAGCTATACCTATTATACCGGAACAGGCCTAGAATGCCAGGTAAGTGGAAAAACTGAGGGTAAATTTACATACACTGAAGAGTCTAAATTGTTAAGCATCAAAAATGATAATGACAATGAAAGATGGTACAGAGTGGAAGTTCTTACAAGTCAGGATCTGAAACTGGCACAGCTGTTTGCCGCCTTTGATCTGAACGATGACGGTACGGACGATCTTATCTACGTTACCTACAAAAGATAA